CCTTCTGAAATCCATAAAGCTTGGAGTGCCATTAACTgaactatgctttaaaaaaaaatcagttttgacTTCTGGCAATACCAGTGGCGATATTTGCCATATGTCACAGTAGACGGTGCCCTTGTGATGGGAATTGTGGACAGTCTGTGGTGAGCTTGGGCCAAGGTCGAAATTGCCAGGGTCACCTTTAAATATAGAGGAAAAATGCTCTTAGAATTCTCTGATAGTAACATGGGTATGTCAGTGAGAGAAGGAAACAAATCTTATTTTGCTCTGCTTGTTTTACATTTCAACAATATCAGGATATAGCATTTCTTCCAATGCTTGAGTTGTTTTTAGACAATCATCCTTGTGGTTGAAAAACTGCCcctaaaatatttgaagaagctTGGTAGTCACTTTACAATATTTGCATAGAATGTTGTGTGGATGTTTTGCTCAGAGGGAAGAAAACTTGGCTTTGCCAACACCTCTACATCATGATTAAGAACTCTGGGAGAAGAGGCCTATACTCATAGATAAGATGAGAATAAAATTCAGAATTAACCATTAACCTGAGGCTTAGCTTATATTACACAAACCACTTCTTTAGGGGCATATGAACTCTAATAAGTTTAATTAATAGCTGACATACTTTTCATGTGGATAAGTAAGTTTCTTATTGTATTAACAccttataattgatttacattttaaacagtTGTAATTCTACTTAGTTCAAAGTGCTATTTCCATATTCGGAAAGACAAGTATTAAAGAATCCTGATTATTAAATCTTGACTTTGATCATGAAGCCAGCTTTGAAATACATGTTTCATTGAGTCCTTTCAAGCTATCTGGCATGCCAGCTCAAAAGTGTATATATTAAATTTGAATACATCACCTATCGAATTCTTATTCCTTAATAAAGTGctggtgtctaggtttatttgccacttcattatttcttttgcttccctAAAATGCCCTAAGAGTGCATAGTAATCAAGCAAAAATGGACGTGcaagaatgaaatttttaacattaactcaattttacatttcaaagaggTAGAGCTAAAAATTTTATCTCATCTGTAGCTTTCCTTCATAAAAGGCTTATTTCATTCTAATGATGCTGTCTGTAAATGATAGCATAAAATCTGtatattcctttattttcaatTACTGAGCAGAATTGTATAAcgaaattatttttcatctattaaaATAATGGCTGATTATTAGAGATCTTGGAAAATAAAGAtaggaagaagataaaattactcattttataaatttatcacCAAAAAGCAACCACCTTTAACATTTTGGTGTTTTATATTACTGTCTCTTACCatttcagtatatatttatatacagtggagaaaaatttttttatcatagttgaggTAAAAAAAACCATGTCATGATAGATAggttaaaaatgtttgttttcctctccctTAAAGgatggatttcccatcatggcacggtggaaatgaatctgactaggaatcaagaggttgcaggttacatccctggcctcactcagtgggttaaggatctggcgttgccgagagctgtggtgtaggttgcagacgtggcttggatcctgcattgctgtggctgtggtgtaggccgacagccatagctccaattggacccctagcctgggaacctccatatgccatgggtgcggccctaaaaagcaaaaaaaaaaaaaaaaaaaaaaaaagaggtacaggATATTACCATCCAGTAAAGGAATAAAGCATCCGAGGCAAGGAGGAACATAAGGAAGTGTTCACCATATGTGAACCCATTCCTGTATTTAATAAGTATGTATTGAGTGCCTATTTTGTGCCAACAGTTGTTCTAGATGTTGGGTATATTGatgtaaacaaagaaaacaacaaaagccCTGTATGTGTGTACCTGACATTGTagtagagagagggagagagacaataaataaataaataagtaaataagtaaataaataaataaataaagtcatttaaCCCATCCTATATTCTGGTGAAGCACTTTTTACAGGAGTAAACTAAGTTTACTTTGAGCCGAGGAACACAGTAGAGACCCCTCAGGAGGAAGGTGAGAAGGTGCGCTGCAGACCTAACCTGTGGTTGCAGTTTacctgattgaggtcagggaagTGGGCTAATGGCCAGGAGGCCTTTGCCTGCTGAGGTCTGCATTGCCTACTTCACAGGGCCTGGGGACTGACGAGGACTCCCTCATTGAGATCATCTGCTCAAGGACCAACCAGGAGCTGCAGGAAATTAACAGAGTCTACAAGGAGAGTGAGTAGCCCGAGTTCTGTGCCCCACCCTCTGGGCCCAGTTTCTGTGACGTGAGCCTGGCTGCCTGGGCTGGTGTTCAGGGTGGGAAGCCTGGGTTACGTACACAGAAACGCCTGCCACCCGGACCGTCCAGGGTTTGCAGTGTCCAGGTCCCTCTCTTCCATCTCTTGGTGATTTCACTCCTTTAGAACTAATGCAAAAGAGTATACAGGAAAGAAagcagaacaaaatttttttttttaggaaaagatcTGATGGGGAGGAGTAGAAAGTCCTCCATAGATTTCATGTATTGGAGGCTGTCCAGTTTCTGCTAAGGAGGTGCCCAGTTCTGCTTAGTTTCTGCTAAGGAGGTGCCCATCTCAACTCTGGGTCACTGTTGCAAGAGGCACGTGGCCCTGTGTGCAACAAGCAGTACAGGAGGCTGAGGGTGGAATAAATGGTTCAGctggtgtgtgagtgtgagagtgtgtgtgtgtgtgtaactgcatttctgtataggTACCAATTTGAATAATCAAGTACAAATTCATTCAAAAGTAACTCTTACTAGTTTTTGTCATTGTGCATTTTCTCAATCagtacataataaaaaaaaaattgtgtgtgtgtgtgtgtggatatagtCCTCCAAATTTTTTGGCGTTCCAAATAAGTGTTTATAGTCAAGGAGTTTGGGAGCCAGTATTTTAGCTACGCAAGAGTTCACTGGTCAGAGGTGAGCTTGAGGCTCCCCAGTCTGATCCTGCTGGAGGTGCCCCTTGTCACTGATAATAACACTGGTTCTGATGTTATGTGAGGGAAAATCACCCTAGAGAATTCACCCTTGTGCTGCCACAGCTGTTTCTGCCTCTCAGAGGCTTCGTGGGCAGGGATATGTGGGATGGGTGGCTGGCTGGGTGCACAGGCaggaagcattaaaccagatgtaTTGTTTTCCAAGTGTACAAGACCGATCTGGAAAAGGACATCATTTCCGACACATCTGGCGACTTCCGCAAGCTGATGGTTGCCCTGGCCAAGGTTGGTTTCCggtttattttctttgtcctttcttctTCGTAAGGCAAGTTGCATACCTCATTTTAACTAGGGAGGAAATTAACTCAACCTCTGTGCCTGCATCAGAAGTTCAGCTGCATTGTCGACAGTGGGTTTGCACTGTCACAGCAGAGTTGTCATTTTTCTATAATAGGATTTCTTATCCTGCAAAACCGTATGGTCAGGTGGACTTCGGGgccagaggaggcagaggcagctctcaactcctggcctggcttAAGGTGCCAGCCTTTGTCCTGTGACTCTTTGAAGGGCATTTTTGCCTCCATCTATGGTCACATAGGACCCAGTGGGAGAAACCCTCCTTGTTTCTTTCACCTGCTTTCATGCATGTCTTGAGAGATGGTGTGCCCAGGTAGTGGGTTGCCTGGAGAGAAGGTCTTTGTTTGCTAATCTAACTCATTAGTGTGGGTGAAAGCCATGTCCCTTCTGAGCCTGAGTTCTGACCCATGTGCAATGGAATGTCTCTGAGctcagggagggaagaggaatttTCCCCAGGAAACTTAAAGACAAATGGTTGGCTGGCATGCTGCATCCAGCCCACTACCTTCTCCATCACTGTAACAGctccatcccatccccaccccccaactctcTCCTCTTCCATGTGCCCTGCATACCACCACACATTCATCTTTTTGAAATCCACTTGCACCATGTTACTCACCTGATCAaaactcatttctgctgcatcagaTCCAAACTCTCAAGTGCCTTTAAGCGTCCTCTGCACTCCGGCCCACCCTAACCTAAGCTTGCTTTCTAGGATTCCTTCCTGCTCACTGTCTCTCCAGCCAGTCAGCACCTCTCTCACTTGtgcccttcctcctgctcagAGTGGCTTTCTCTCACCCCCCCTTACAGCCTCTCCTGACACACTGCGGGCGGTGTACCTTGGCTGTGCCCCATTGTCCCTACACTTTGCTGAGCCTTCTGCCTGACAGATTTCACCCTTCTTTGGCGTTTCATGGCAGTTAGAGTCACAGATACTATTTTACCATTTATCTCATGCTTATTTCTCCATATGGACTGCAAGCTCTCTGAGGGAAGGATCTAAATATTAAcactttttttggagggggggtaGATTCTGCAAGGTGCTTATTAGCCCAGTATTGGGTACAAAAGAGGGGGTGCAGCCCTTACCTCATTGCCTCAATTATTTTAACAAACCTTAGTCCTGTCTAGATTTTCAAGTGGGTGTTTATTTGGTAAATTAAATATTGGCTTATGTGAGTTGGGGAGAAGatgactttttccattttaaaatatacaaagaaatacatCTGATgttcttaagtttttatttatttttcctttatagggtAGAAGAGCAGAGGACGGCTCTGTCATTGATTATGAACTAATTGACCAAGATGCCCGGGTGAGTGCCAGGCTTCTTGGTTTGAGTTTGTATTTTCTGGTCTCTGGATAGTCATTATCCTGTGTAACGAATTTCCTCCAAACTCAATGACTTAAAACAACCAGCATTTATTCTCTCTcggtttctgtgggtcaggaatttggatgTGGCTTGGcggggtggttctggctcagggctTCTGAGAGGTTGGAGACAGAATGAATGACCCAGGCCTGACATCAGAAGGCCTGACAGCCTCAGGAGGACGCACTTCCCAGGTTCCCCATGGCATgactgttggcaggaggccttaGTATTTTCCACAGGGGCCTTTCTAAGGGGTTGCTTGAGTGTCCTGATGGCATGGCAGCTGGCTCTCCCCAGAGGGGGTGATCCTAGAGAGGAATCGAGGAGCAAGCCAAGTGCCTTTTAGGACCTGATCTCAAGAGTCACACACTCACTTCTGTTCTGCCCTGTTCATTAGGGATGAGTCTCTATGTCCAGCCTACAGTCCGTGGGAGGGGAAGTAGGCTCTGCTTTGGGCAGGGGGGAATGTCAAAGAATTCACGAGCTTCATCGTCACTTTCTGGGAGCAATAGCGGTGACAGGATATTCCCTTATGATGCGAGTGTTTGTTACAGGATCCATACCTGACCCACAGATGCTCCTTTAGGCTGGTCTGGAGGAACCAGCTTCTGCAGGCTGTGATACGGCTGTGCACGCGCTGTGCATTTGCTACAGAGGAACACTGATAACAACACCGAAAAGTGGAAGGAGATGGCAGAGGCCCAGCCAAGGGGAGGGAGGCTTCCTGCCCTTTGTGATGGGGCAACAGGGAGATGCAGAGGCCCTTTCCCTTTTTATGCCTGAATAGAACTTCTGCTGGTTCTTGTCCCATCATCACTGAGAACAGTCTATGATACCGATTCTTATCGCCATGAACCCAGGCCTCTTCCCCAGAGGGTCAAGTGCTACCTCAGAGCATTTCACAAGAGCTGAAGAACAACATTAATTTTCATTCACTTTAGTTTTACAGTTCAGTATGTTTCACCCGGCACGTTTAGCAGGAGATAGGAAAGGGCTTTAAATAAAGAATGGCAGTTGGGTTTTGTAACTCTGAGTATCGGCTTTTGCATAGGCCTTtctcccacccccttctctgCCATTCTTAGCATTACTTGTAGCCCCTATATTTTCCAGAAACTGAAACTGCTGTTGggccagcttttatttttttaactccagCTCCATCCTCTCCTGAGTCTCTGAGCAGCTTGGGGGTGGGTACCTGACCTGGAGCTGTCCTTCGTAGGGGGCCCCCCTGAGCTCCTCTGTGTTGAAAGTGTGGTGGGAGGAGGGCTGCATGTGCTAATGAGCACTGGCTCTCCTGGGTGTGAACAGAAGCTCTTGGTCCTTCTTTCCATGTTCAGGGAACAACACCAGCATCACGGACAATCTAGTCTCATGCTGTTATGTCTGTGCCTCCTGAAGCCTGGCCTAAATTAAGACTTTTGACCTCAATAGTGCCTTTGTACCCGTTTCTGCAGTGCAGTATTTTTGAATGCATGGGTTTTCATGACATGTTTTTAATGGCCTTGCTCTGGATTGCGTAGTCAACTTTCCCGGTTGGTTGTGCTTGTAGGATCTCTATGATGCAGGCGTGAAGAGGAAAGGAACTGATGTTCCCAAGTGGATCAGCATCATGACTGAGCGGAGTGTGTGTCACCTCCAGAAAGGTGGGTGCTGTGCTGGGAAGGTCTTAGAGGTGGGCCCACTGGGTGTCTCTCGGGGCTCTCTCATCTGCAAAAACCCTCCACTTTGCACCCTATAACCTCACCCATTTTCCCTCACCGAATctattcatactttttttttccattttggaccCTTTCTTCCCTTAAATATTCGGTGCTTTGGAGTGCTGCCTCTTGTCTGGATCATTTTATCCTGCCGTATTTGTTAAAATAATGGACAATTCTGTGTGTTCTGTAGTGTTTCTCCTGGCCCAGATAAAATGAGTTCTGCTCAGGAGAGATGAAGATAATACACGGCCTGGGCAGTGCCATTCAGGACAAGTGCCTGGTATGGCTCTCCTGGGGCAGCTGGTACAGTGTTAGCTCTGGTCTACATGGCAGTCCCTAACCCTCTAGGATGCTCTAATTGTcctttgtatgtgtatgtgagaTGCAGGACCATGCAGGTGACCGTGGATGTCTTTGACTAGTGACTCTGTCATAGTAgttatttgttgcctttttttttttttttttaagtatttgaaagGTACAAGAGCTACAGCCCCTATGACATGCTGGAGAGCATCAAGAAGGAGGTCAAAGGAGACCTGGAAAATGCTTTCCTGAACCTGGGTAAGCACGTGCAGCCCTCCTGGTGCACATCAGCTTTCGGTCAACTGCTGAAGCAACGTAACGAATGGCTGTCCTGTTCATTTAGGGAGGTTTGGCTTCTTTACAGATTTGGATAGTTTCATAATCTTCACTGCGTGAATTTAAGATTCAGAACTGAAGAAGTGCTTATGTCGGTAGAAAGGAAAGCTGCCCAGGAAGAATAACGTGACCAGAGGAAGGGTTCTCTCCATTGGGGGCCCTCTCATATCTGTTTGGGTTTCTGTGACCTCAGAGTCCCTTGGTTTAAAACCACAGTGGGCTGAGTGTTTCAGGGGGATCCCTGGTTTTCCCCTGGAGTTTCCCATTTTGCAGCCTCTTCCTATTATGTCAGGTCATCTGCTTGTGCCCTGGTCAGGGTTTTTCACTCCCCAACTGGTGGAGGAGAGGGGAGTTGCCaacccttttcttcttctctccacAGTCCAGTGCATTCAGAACAAGCCACTGTATTTTGCTGACAGACTGTACGACTCCATGAAGGTAAGTGCAGCCAGCCAAGAGGTCCATGCTCCACACCAGGCTTTCCTTCTTTGGGGCCCCAACCTAAATCTCCTGAATAGTGGATGGAGGAAGGGACACCACTGCCCAGGCTGTGTTGTAACTGACGGGTGAGAGAACCACAGATCTGCCTTCTGTTTCTCCCAGCTGCTTGAACGCGTGTTTGTGCACAGGTCGAAAGCAAAGTGCCATGGGAGAGAGAATGCCAGATGGTACTCATGGCAGATCCCTGCTCAGATTTCTCAGAGCTTCCCTCCTGGTATCCCTGATTAAGGACAAGCAGGAACAGAGAGGTTATTAAGCAACCACTATGCATTTGGCACTGGGCTGCTTACTGTATCTTAAATCATTACCAAAAATCCGATGAGGCCTgtgtgattcttttctttctacagGAGGAGGAGAGTAGAGTTTTGGCTTGCTTGAGGGTACATAGTCAGATTTGGACTTGGGAtctatctgactccaaagccagcCCTGtaactctcccttttttttttttttttttttttagggccacacctgtggcatatggaggttcccaggctaggaaatgaattggagctgtagccgccagcctacgctgcagccacagcagcaccggattcttaatccactgagtgaggccagggatcgaacctgcctcctcatggatgctagtcagattcatttctgctgcaccacgacgggaactctgcagctCTCCCTTAAATGGACCATCTCGTCCCGCGGTCCTCTCCTGTTTTCCACGCCTCAAATGTGCCTTGTGCTTTCAGGCTTCCAGGCCCTTGCTGCTTTTTCCTGGATAACCCCCTTGTCCACACTGCCCCTCTCCCGTCTGCCCTCGGGCTCCATGTCACACAGGGCCCCCCCCTCCCAGGTGCCTCAGTCTGAGGCTCTAGAAGTCAACTCAGTGGTCCTCTGCTTATAGCATTCAGAAGGGCACAGAGCCACGGCGAAAACGTGGCCCATGCTCTCTGAGCCCCCAGGAGCCAGGAACTTTGTATGTGTACGTATGTGAACACCTACACTTCTTGAACTGAGCCTTGCGATAGTTAGTGCTCAGCTCCCATTTAGTGAACGCACAGCGTGCAGGTTGTGCTGATCTCACGCCGGTGTCTTTGGAATTCCAAGATCCTCATTGCTCTTGAGGGAGCATTTTGGCTGCTGTGTCTGCTTTCTCTTGGAGGGCAGCATCCAGAGCCCAGACCTGTTCCACCTGCCTGCGAACTCCCTAGACTTTCTTCTCAGGATTCATGTTCAGTCGGTGAAATGTAACTTGGACATGCATTTGCCTTTCAGGGCAAGGGCACGCGTGATAAGGTCCTGATTAGGATCATGGTCTCCCGCAGTGAAGTGGACATGTTGAAAATTAGATCTGAATTCAAGAGGAAGTACGGCAAGTCCCTGTACTACTACATCCAGGTAAGGCCGAGGCGCCGTGGCGGCCTCACCTGGCAGTCAGAGGGAGGGAGTCCCAGCAGGTGGGCTGTGGGAACCATGGCAGCatggtgcttttctttcttctgactcGCGGGGGAGGAGTTGCTAGTCATCAAGTGTCAAGGATTTATTCTGAAAGGGCCATTTATGGTTTGCCCCAGAATCTTCTAGAATGAGGCCAGTATTTTCTATTTCCCACACCCGTTCTATAGTTAGATGATGATTGTTGGTGTCTGTGACTGTGATCCTGCAAAACTAGCCAACAACTTGAAGAGACTCAGATTAATTAAACTGACATTCTGTTCTATATTTCTTGAAACTCCTCTGTGATAAGCCCGGCAATGTGTCCCCACTCGGAGCTCCCATCTCAACCACGGGTTTAGCCTGTCCCCGTTTTGGGGAGATGGAGCTCCCATCTACAAGGAGGGGCTGCATCCACAGTGGTCCCTCGCACCGTGCTTAGTTCAGACAGAGGTTGCAGCCCCCCTTTCTGAAAGATCTTTAATATCAAAAATGTGTCAGTGGTTACCAGGGATGAATGTGAAGCTGGGTTTGCTATAGCCAGGTTTAACGTTGAGGGACCATCTTGCCTCTTAGATATTGTTGCCTGAGCTCGTCAGCTTATTCCCATGTGACCTTAAGCATCCCCAAAACAACACAGTGAGGTAGGGAGGTACCTGGCGTGTCTTCTCTGGAAGGGTGCGGGCCAGGGAGATAAAGTGGTGTGTGCAGGGCCTCAGTGCAAGGAAGGGCAGAAGGGTGCTATACTTaccatcctccttttttttttttttttaatctttttagggctgcacttgtggcatatggaggttcccaggctaggggttgaattgaagctgtaactgctggcctacaccacagccacagcagcatgggatctgagctgcatctttgacctacagctcatgacagctcatgacaatgccagatccttaacccagtgaggaaggccagggatcgaacctgcatcctcatgggtgctggtcagatttgtttctgctgagccacgacaggacctcctgaTCACTTACCATCTTAATCCTCAGGACCTTGTGGTAATAATCTCTCCGGTCCACACGGCCTGCGGGTCCTCTCATGGTTTAGGTGTGTCTGGGCAGGTCCTGCAGAGGCCCCCTGTGCTGTGGGCTTGCTTGCCTGTTACTGCAGAGTTTGGGTCATTCTCCTGaccctgaatttcttttttctccttggccATTTGTAGCAAGACACCAAGGGCGACTACCAGAAAGCGCTGCTGTACCTGTGTGGTGGGGATGACTGAACCCTGCGACAGCACTCACGTCCAGGTTGGGCGCTCCTGTGTCCCCAGCGAACAGTTACACGATCAGCTTGCGACTAACTGCACCCCATGCCTATCCCTGGAGGACGGCCTTAGTGTCACCCGCCCCTCCCACGCCATCCATGTCTAGTTGCCTGGCTTTCTCCTCTAGTCTCTACTTTTAGCCAAAGAAATAAACACTCCCAGGAGCTGGAAGTGAAATCTATGATGTGAAACACTTTGCCTCTTGTGTATTGTGtcataaacagatgaataaactgaattTTTACTTTAGGAACAAGCGCGTTGTTCGTTTTGCTCGTGATTTAAGTATTTCCAAACCAAACATGTTTAAGGGTTGTGTTATGTGGCTGATAAGGCTGTGCCTTCGAGGAAGAAAGCTCTAGAATGGAGCTGTCCAATAATTACAGTTGCTGCTACCCAGACATGGCTACTTACATTTGAATTCATTTAcgtgaaataattaaaaatagagtttgtTGTCATGCTATCCACCTTTCAGACACAGTGTCCACATGTGGTTAGGGCCTGGCACCAGGCAGGCAGAGAGCATTTCCGTTGTAACAGAAAGTTGTTTTGGGCAGCTCTGTGCATCCAAGGGATGATAGTACACATGgggaaaaatcccagaaagacCCCTTCCTCTTCTCACCTTTCTACAGGTAAGTTAGGTGAAAACAAGCATCTATAGTGGCCTCAAACTGAGGAAAAGGGTAGGATGGGGTGGTGGGCTCTATTTAGCAAATATTGAAGTATTCCCATAAAAAGTTACAGAAATCAATAATATCCTGTCCCAACCTTGAGGGCTCACCTGTCAGTGAGGCAGGctacagcattcttttttttttccttttcagggccacacctgcaacatacagaagtttccaggctatgggtcgaatcggagctgcagctgctggcctatgccacagccacagcaactcaggatcattaagccactgagcgaggccaggaatggaacctacgtcctcatggatactagctaggttttaacccactgggccacaacaggaacccctacaGCATTCTTAAATAGGTGGTGTAACAAACTAGATGGGCACACAGAGAAGAAAGTGGTTCTGCCTGGGAAGACTGAGAAAGACCTGGAGAAGGAAACATCTGAGCCGTGCCCTCAAATCTAAGGGGAAGTGTTAGAACTGGGAGGAGTCCCTCCACGCTCCTTCTTTTGGTTCTCATAGTGGCTAGCAGGTAATTCATGCACCTGGTTCACACTGCGGGTGGCACAGAGTCTATACAGTGAAAATTACATCTCCCACTCTTCCCAACCAGCTGGGAGCCTTCCTAGTGTCTCTGGGTTTCTGGTCCTTCCCCTGACaggtaggctgcagactcagcagGTATGTGTGTTGATGTACCTGTCACCTCTATTCACAAGACAAAGGCGCCATCCATAGGCTGCTGGCCCAGGACCCTGCTGATAGCTTGCTCAGCCAGGTACTTGGGGTACAGGGCTAGCGTGATGCTGGCGACCACTCCCAAATTCCCACACTGCACTTCCTTCTCGGAGAGGATGCTCTGTCCATCACTCATTCTTGACACCTGGCTGATGGAGGACACACTTAGTCTGTGTGGACTAGGCAGGTAGCGGAAATGCAGGCATGAAATGGGCTGGTTGGACAGAATGGGGAATCTGGAGAGATGAAGAATGCTTGCCCCACTTTTAGCCTTCAGATCCAGTGAAAACACATATCCATCTGTGGGATAACTGATTTGCTACTTTGACTTTTGGCAAACtttatgtaattaattaattaatgtttgtttttagggtcacacccgcagcatatagaaattcccaggctaggggtcgaattggagccacagctgctaggctctacaccacagctcacagcaacactagatccccgacccactgagtgaggctaggaatccaacctgcaacctcatggatactagtggggttcctttCCATTGAACCACAACTGGGActccaactttattttatttaaaaaaattgttttacttgCTGCTTTTTTTTATTCATCCATGACTGGTTGAAACTTTACTGGGTACCAGATATTCTAGgtgtggatatatatatttattttattttattggtttttagggccgcactggcctacaccacagccacatcaacgcccaatccgagccacgtctgcaacctataccacagctcacaacaacaccagatccttgacgcattgaacaaggccaggcatcaaacctgcatcctcacggatgctagtcagatctgttaaccactgagccacaacaggaactccagatgtggGATATATTAATGTACAAGCTAGACCAAGTCCATGCTGCATGGAGCTTCCTTCTGGTACTGAATGAAGAACAGTAAATAAGTAAACTAATACTGAACACTGATAGGTGCCTTGAAGAAAATATATCAGTAACTTAGTAGATGATGGCTGGGGGTGAGAAGAGGATGTCCTGAGATTCTTCACATGGGGTTTCTCATGAAGGAATCTCCATATCTGCACATATCgtgatcttttttcattttaattttatatt
The nucleotide sequence above comes from Phacochoerus africanus isolate WHEZ1 chromosome 2, ROS_Pafr_v1, whole genome shotgun sequence. Encoded proteins:
- the ANXA2 gene encoding annexin A2, with the translated sequence MSTVHEILCKLSLEGDHSTPASAYGSVKAYTNFDAERDALNIETAIKTKGVDEVTIVNILTNRSNEQRQDIAFAYQRRTKKELASALKSALSGHLETVILGLLKTPAQYDASELKASMKGLGTDEDSLIEIICSRTNQELQEINRVYKEMYKTDLEKDIISDTSGDFRKLMVALAKGRRAEDGSVIDYELIDQDARDLYDAGVKRKGTDVPKWISIMTERSVCHLQKVFERYKSYSPYDMLESIKKEVKGDLENAFLNLVQCIQNKPLYFADRLYDSMKGKGTRDKVLIRIMVSRSEVDMLKIRSEFKRKYGKSLYYYIQQDTKGDYQKALLYLCGGDD